In a single window of the Mobula hypostoma chromosome 29, sMobHyp1.1, whole genome shotgun sequence genome:
- the epor gene encoding erythropoietin receptor: protein MCLLGSEAFQEQSEPLQSKNLQIMISANCLWKLGLYPLLLSAVAAVLKPRPSNLDLKILQVNTVGSEKLKCFTQTLEDFTCVWDERNNTSISSRYRFFYQYQYQDDERKKECQLSMEEIANNTTRHICSLPMMEVSLFTPLDIEVLLNRSVVMSRKDMYINHMVVLDPPSNVTVRPTGKPGQLHVKWSAPPFKYLDNSLMYEVNFSSVGSNIQQVNTVKGKTECVILKLKSQTEYVISIRAKPDGVSMDGYWTTWSKPVSAFTDSDLDPLILGLTSVLILITALLLLTIILTRRRMIKETVWPLIPSPENMFDGLFTVHHGNFQEWLGRGNVQIWWNVQLFGTDEPSTALEILSEINTFPPSFLRNKHQEIFPEDRRFLMSGSGTFKPQQEWVPLDESESPEHLQLEAHAREAYVVLNQNSLLNNDFLSGTYNVTHSSSDVSEEEMPLQLLFWGPEMKRHSKASPGEGQENVLSRDSISQHSSQSSGIECESPASFGAFDYAKCDPAGHLLYPSSSEAVLENTHHPYLLMLDSGISADFSLTNFPSLVSKSDEGLYTNLCKREDLHENFPVSRHLHIEA, encoded by the exons TCCTCCAGGTTAACACGGTCGGGTCGGAGAAGTTGAAATGCTTCACTCAAACACTGGAGGATTTCACCTGTGTCTGGGATGAAAGGAACAACACAAGCATCAGCAGCCGGTACAGATTCTTCTACCAGTACCAATACCA GGATGacgagagaaagaaagaatgtcaaTTATCCATGGAAGAGATTGCCAACAACACAACACGTCACATCTGTTCCCTTCCAATGATGGAGGTCTCCTTGTTTACCCCACTGGACATTGAGGTGTTGCTAAACAGAAGTGTTGTCATGAGCAGAAAGGACATGTATATTAACCACATGG TTGTCTTGGATCCGCCGTCCAATGTGACCGTTCGGCCAACCGGGAAACCTGGGCAGCTTCACGTCAAGTGGTCAGCACCTCCGTTTAAATATCTAGACAATTCCTTAATGTACGAAGTCAACTTCTCTTCCGTTGGATCCAACATACAGCAG GTTAACACTGTCAAAGGGAAAACGGAGTGTGTCATTCTGAAGCTGAAATCACAGACGGAATACGTTATCAGTATCCGTGCGAAGCCGGATGGAGTCTCCATGGACGGATACTGGACCACGTGGTCTAAGCCGGTGTCTGCTTTCACTGATTCAG ATCTGGATCCCCTGATCTTGGGCCTGACATCCGTTCTCATCCTGATCACCGCTCTGCTGTTATTAACCATCATCCTCACCCGCCGCAG GATGATAAAGGAGACAGTCTGGCCGCTGATTCCTTCCCCAGAGAACATGTTTGATGGACTTTTCACTGTACACCATGGAAATTTCCAG GAATGGCTTGGGCGAGGCAATGTACAGATCTGGTGGAATGTCCAGCTCTTTGGCACTGATGAACCATCTACAGCCCTGGAGATCTTGTCCGAGATAAACACCTTCCCACCAAGCTTTCTGAGGAACAAGCACCAGGAGATCTTCCCAGAAGATCGGAGATTCCTGATGAGCGGATCAGGTACCTTCAAGCCCCAGCAGGAATGGGTGCCGCTGGACGAGAGCGAGTCACCTGAACACTTGCAGCTTGAAGCCCACGCCAGGGAGGCCTATGTTGTCCTGAATCAGAATTCGTTGCTCAATAACGACTTCCTTTCCGGCACTTATAATGTGACTCACAGCAGCAGCGACGTTTCGGAGGAAGAAATGCCTTTACAGTTGCTCTTCTGGGGTCCTGAAATGAAGCGACATAGCAAGGCTTCACCTGGAGAGGGGCAGGAAAACGTTCTGTCACGTGACTCGATTTCGCAGCATTCCTCACAGTCTAGTGGGATTGAGTGTGAAAGCCCAGCATCATTTGGAGCTTTTGACTATGCCAAATGTGACCCAGCCGGGCACCTGCTGTACCCATCATCTTCAGAGGCTGTGCTAGAAAACACACACCATCCATACCTTCTAATGCTGGATTCTGGCATCTCTGCTGACTTCAGCCTAACAAACTTCCCATCACTTGTTAGTAAATCTGATGAAGGACTTTACACAAATCTATGCAAAAGGGAGGACCTCCATGAGAACTTTCCCGTCTCAAGACACCTCCATATAGAAGCTTGA